The DNA sequence AGAGCCCAGGTGACTCCTATTACTAGTTTATGTGTGATGTAGAAGTCCTAGTAATGGCATCCACAGCATGCCAAAAATTAACATAGGTATGAGCcactaacaggattctgaccaCTGAAAGTTCACATTTGTTCCATAGACATTTCTGTACCATCTGTTCATATCACTATCATGCTACCAGGTGGTTTTACTGTCACATGTTGAACCCAGCTTTGATTCATGCAGACCAGAAGATTAATTTGCTAATAGGACTGTACACTGATCTTCATACTTTCTCCATAACAGAAAGGAGAAAATTGGCAAGATATACAGAAAAATCTCTATTAGGAAGGAACAGTTTTTCTAACTACTTATCTGCAACAACCAATGTATTTATGTAGaattctgttgaaatatttaCAATGCCATAAAATGTAAAATACCCATTACAGTTATATATTCAGAGCATTTCCCTCTCTTACCCAACAATCTCTTCTGCTGTAACACTCTGGCAGTAAGTTCAATGACCACTTGCTATGATGAAGTCCCATTGACTTTCATAGGACTAAACCAAAGTAAGTGGTCATTGAATGACAGCCTTTGGCTCTCTGGCTGAACCCCTCTTTGATCAGACAAAGGAAGCAGCTTATTGATGGAGCAAAATATTTCCCTCCTGCATTGCTGAGCAAACATTCCTCAGGAAACCCAGTAACCATAATCAGCTATCAAACACATGTACTGTATGAATGTTGTgtattgaatccattgttccctTTGATCTGTGCTCCTGATATCTGTGCTTACCAGATGCTCAGAACTTCAAAACGTTTCTTGATCCTTTTGTCTGAATTTTTATGTGGCCAAATGTTTGAAGTGGCCTTTTAACCAATCTCAAAATTTGTGGctcacaaaaatttaaaaagaacgaTAATGTAGTGATAATGCTGCAAAGTGGAAATACACAGCAGACTGCATACAATCCAAATTACATtggggtatacacacacacaaagagttaGCCAAAGTAAATTGCTCCAATTCTTTTTATGCTGTAGTAAAATATCTTCATCATTTGGCATGAATAGATTTGCCTTCTCATCACAAATTGGAATTCCAGTTGTGTATCATCTAGGTGAGCATcaaaggttttcttttaaaaagctaacATAACTTGTTGGGTATATATTTCCAACTCAAACAGATTGTCATAAAACAAGGCCAATTATAATCACAGGTGTGGGGTGCTGAAGAAACCGAAGACATTATGTATACTTCCAGAAAACAGGACACTTAAACACAAAGTGCAGATGAGAAACATATGACACTTTAGCTTCCTCCTGCCCCAAAAATAACTCTCAGAGTTTTATGACAAAGGGACTGTTAATGGAAAACGgacagaaagggaaggagagaaatgggaaaaTTCAAGCACAGTGGCTGAAATGTGTGGATCTAAGAATATAAAGTAATATGCAAAAGGGAGACAAATGTTTTCAAGAAGATGCTTTTCCAGTTAATACAAGCTCAGTTCAGGTACAGTGATGATGCTGTCATGACGATCTCATGTTCATAATCTCTCAGGTGCTACTGACTGGAGTTTTGGACTGCCAGTGATTTAGATACTGTCCAAGAATCTAAGAATCAGCAAATAAATAGTGCATTAAAATTCACTAGTAGTGTGAGAGTGTGCATTGCTTTTATTCTTTGTGCAGGACAATTGCACAAGAGGTTGTCAGCCATATGCATTGACAATTGAGCTACATATGTTACATTGCATTTATTTTCAATCCAGGGATTGGGTAACATAATTTCACCAGCTAACATTTATGCCATGCTGAAAGAATATGGGAACACACCAACCCCATTCCCTGCATTACATATTTCCATTCTCTTTTGAAGGGGTGAGTGTCTTCTATGCATGGAGACTTCCTGTGATCCACAACAATGGAAGCAGTGCCAGACTGAGGTAGAACACTCCCACTAGGACAGACATTGAGAAAGAGTTTGGAGATCTTTTTGACTGCGATTCCCACTGGTCATGTTGGGAGTCATAGtcctaaagtaacttttccaagctctggtataTGACTTACACACTATTTTCCCCAGGAGCATCACTAGGTGGGTGCAGAgagtgtgggccacaccaggGGACACCCTACAAGAGGATGACACTATTGCTCccaaaacatttgccttttgttAGAAACAGACTGTCACATTTGCccacttccctttaaaatgctggagcttaGCAGAGTAAAAGGTATGATTGGGGAAAGGATCagtgggtggagaaaggagaagccataggcttttaaatttttaaaaaatctttttaaattttcttttaaaacagtgcatcttaccaaattttcactataaccacatgaaactgtttAAATGTAAATTCATATAGGCTaagcatatgatattgtaatttaaagatttaattttaattttgctagttgtttatgatGTATATGTCAAAACTATTGTTATTACATTCAGGGGTTTACAAGATTACACAGGAATTACTATTTGtaagtaacattagtataaaaaatgactaaggattctgtatggtgttgtatgggaggaggttgaTGGGGGggtaccatgagttaccacactgagtgacaccaaccctagtgatactaCTGATTTccccttgttgttattgtgtgctatcaagtttgcttttacctatgatgattctatgaatgacagaccaataataacaacaacaacaacaacaacaacaatttatatccctcctctccctatggatcgaggcaggttataGCACACAAATACTTCAACaatacatcagtaaaatacataatacataaataacTAACCCTACATATTCTCATATCCCcttacattaaacaaaaaaaaaaaacccaactacagtaaaatacaaattaaaattagttaaaataaaCTCAGTTGAGGTGAGACATATTGGGGCAGCAAGGAACACCTTTTCTGCACAACCTTATAGACAGTTGGAAACATTagcccggtacagaccgccaggACACGACATCCTGGCAGCGATAGCAGGGCttgggactgtgcaccaaccgcatggtcctgAGCCTTAATACGTGCAAGAGGCGCCATTACAGCACCACACTGCCCACACGGGAGGCGTGTGCATGACGTTTGGGCATCGCAGTGCCCACACATCATGCAAAGGAAGAGACGTCGTAAGGGCTGCAATACAGCCCTTACAACGTCCCAAAAAGGAGCCgttctaggcagctcctttttttggTCCGCAGCGTTGTCGAGCGGTTTGGTTGCTACGGCAATGCTGCGGACCAAAAACTGTGCCTACAGACCACTCTGAagggggtggtctgtactgcccctttaTTTTCTGAAAAGAGACTCCTTAAATGAAAATAGATAAGCCAGTGTTTTGGCAGCTTTGAAGAGCTTTTTTATATGCTTGAGATGAGAAATGAGAATTTTACCACCTCTCAAATTGATTAAGTCTTCGTCTTCTAAGTTCTTCACTAGATGGTTGCTAGATGGTTGTTCAGGTGGAAGCCAGAAGCCGTAGTGTCTCCTCTCACCATTGTAATGTCTCGTGCCACTACCTCTGTCATTCAGACTGTTTCTTATTGCCCATTCAAACTGTTCTGTCTTATTCTCTCACCAGTATACATGTTATAATCTTTTGGTGCATATGCTGTACAACCCGAATATCTAATTTCCTCTGGATTTTTTAGCTGTTCCTCTGTTGTGAAAAGGAGGCTGGAAATGTAAGGCCACAGGCATATTTTCATAATCTTCTCCAGAAATCCCATGGTGTAGATCAGTCCAACAAGAATACCTGCCAGATGACCGGCAAAAGAACTCCCTGGgactaataaataaattactataAGTTCCAGCCAACAAGCATATTTGTTGGATACATTCATTCCCATGATGTTGCTGTACCCACCTGGGTGATAGTAGTTGTTGAGAACTTTCAAAGCAAATAACACTCCTGAAAAACCAACTGCACAGCTTTGTTTGTATGAAGGATCACTCAGAAGTTCTGCAATTGTAAATTCCAAAATCATGTATACAACTCCAACTAGCACTGAAAACCATAGGATTATGTATCCAAACCACACACTTCCAAGCCTCCTCTCCAACTTGATTCCCTTCCAAAGCAGGGAGACCATATTAAAATATAGATGCCAGTCATCTGCATGGTGAAATACTGAAAGGTACAAACGATGCCAGTCTTTCTTGTAAAAGCACTCAGTGACACTGATACATGATTGCATCAGTGGTTTTACTGGttgtaaaaagagaaaaatgttcaCTGCCAAAGTTGCAAGTGTGACAGGTGGAATGTTGTTAAGCCCAACTTcatacatctgagaaagtaacAGAAGTAGTCCAATATTTAATCCTTTGTGTCTCCACTGCATAATTGCTTCTTATATTCAAATAAACTTGAACATGAACACTGATGAAATCTAGTTGTAGAATGTTCTGCAGTGCGTCGATTATGATGGAATGGAGCAAAAAGTGCTCCCACACGACCCCCTGATGGTCAAGGGAGGGATTGTGATGTACattgccctccctccttccctagcGATGCCTCAGAACAAACATATGGGAAGACTTCTGTTGGTCGGAGGGCAGAAGTTTGAACAGAAGTGCCCTCGTGCTCCTGCCCCACACTAAAAGACCTTGTCATTAACTAAGCCCTGCTTAGGTCTGCAAAGTCATACTCCCAGTCAGCTTGGTTATGTGATGACATCACAAAGTCAGTTGAACATGAATGCAACACTGTGTAACCAATTAGATTTGGCTGTATGACAATGTCATTTTTTTTTGCCTTCATCCTGAGTGATCAAGCACTTTCAATCATTTTTACAGCCCCCTTAGCTACTTATTACTGGTGAGGAAATGTCATGCAGACCACCATCTCCTTCCCCCGCCCCAGTGACATCACTTGAGTTGATGTCACACCAGTGctgtaactcatgttgtcaccccAAAGCAGGCAACTATCCCACACCTCTGATGAGTAGAAACTGCCACTGGAATCCAGCCTTGGTTGCCTCCCTCCACCCATGGAGCAAATAGGGGAAGGAGAAGACCTGAATGGGAAGGCAGGGATCCCAACCCTGCAGGAGTGGGGAGAGACTAGTATGGAACAGGATATTGCAGCAATTCTGCCCAGCCTGATGTCCTCTCCTCAAAAAACCCATCAGGGACTGTTAGGTGGAGAGAAAGCAGAAGGGGAGAAGCAGTGGAAGGAGGCAGCAGGCAGGGAAGGGCACTCATCATccggcttcccttcctgcctgcctTGCCACCCTCTCCATTCCAGCCAAGCTGCCTGGCACACACCCCAGTTGCCCTCCTTTGTCAACCAGAGTGTTTCTGAGATGCCACCTGATGTGATCTACACCCTCCTGCACTCTCACTTTTTCAGACgggaggaatgtatcaccatcccgaaagaaaagaaagtggggcaatTCGAAAATGCATGAAATTACGTACTACCTCATCACACACAAAGATGAAAACAACATCCATCCAAAGGAGAAAGTAGTGCAAATACCAATCGACTTTTTATTGCGAATTAATGCaaaaatttttgagaactcctggagaacaggagaagtcccagcagactggaggagggaaaacgttgtccccatcttcaaaaaggggaaaaaaagaggatcccaacaattatcgtccagttagtctgacatcaatatcaggaatgattctagagcagatcattaaacaaagagtctgtgaacatttagaaggcaattccataatcacaaagagtcaacatgggtttcagcgaaacaagtcatgccagacaaatcttatctctttctttgataaaattacaagcttggtagttgaagggaatgctgtggatatagtatatcttgatttcagtaaggcttttgacatagtttcccatgacatccttgcaaacatgcttgtaaaatgtgggctaaacaaggtaactgttacatggatttgtaactggttgaccggccaaacccaaagggtgctcaacaatagcacctggagagaagtgaccagtggggtcccacagggctctgtcttgggcctagtgctattcaacatctttatcaatgacttggatgaaagaattgggggcatacttatcaaatttgcagatgacaccaaattaggaggaatagctaataccccagaggataggatcaacattcaaaatgacctgaatagactagaaagatgggccaaagctaacaaaatgaaattcatagatataggatgggggacacctatctgaatgaaactacatgtgaaagggatctgggagcccaagtagacaacaagttgaacagtgtgatgcggcagctaaaaaagccaatgcaattgcatcaatagaagtataatgtctagatcaagggaagtaatagtgccacggtattctgctttggtcaggcctcacctggaatattgtgtccagttctggggtccacaattaaaaaaggacattgagaaactggaccatgtccaaaggagggcgactaaaatggtgaagggtctgaaaaccatgccctatgaggaacgacttagggagctggggatgtttagcctggagaagagaaggttaagaggtgatatggcagctctgtttaaatatttgaagagatgtcatactgaggagggaacaagcttattttctgctgctccagagaacaagacctggaatAATgtatgtaagctacaggaaaagagattctacctcaacattaggaggaacttcctgacagtaagggctgttcgacagtggaacacactccctaggagtgtggtggagtctccctccttggagatctttaagcagaggctggatggtcatctgtcagggatgctttgattgagatttcctgcatggcagggggttagactggatagcccttgtggtctcttccaactctacgattctacgattctattattctatcattCTAACGTGTTTGCGCCTGCGCAGGGAGGATAGGATTGCATCTGGAAGATTTTACAGTACTGGTCCCAAGGAAACCCCTCCGCCTCAAGTTGGAGGTGGACAAAaatgaggaagaagcaggagacaTGCTCAGCCTCCTCATCTtcaccttccctccttctctaaTTTCTCCAAAAAGAGCTGTTTTCTTCTCAGCCATCAGGAGATAGGAAGGAAAATCACAgcaaaggatcatgggaattgtagtctgtttctaACATTTCCTGTCAGAGCATTAAACTGAgtttttatgttgttgctgtgtgccttcaagtcatttcagacttctgcgagaccctattatggggttttgtgggcaagatttcttcagagggggtttgccttcactCTCCCCCCCACTTCGATCTTTCCTTCTGAAACAGCTGCTTTCTTCTCAGCAGCCAGGGAAAGAAAATCACAACAAAGGATCATGGGCATTGTAGTGTGTTTCTAATGAAGGGAATCCCATGGCTGAtctagagatgcatttcatactcagg is a window from the Sceloporus undulatus isolate JIND9_A2432 ecotype Alabama chromosome 1, SceUnd_v1.1, whole genome shotgun sequence genome containing:
- the LOC121926909 gene encoding LOW QUALITY PROTEIN: rhomboid-related protein 4-like (The sequence of the model RefSeq protein was modified relative to this genomic sequence to represent the inferred CDS: inserted 1 base in 1 codon), yielding MQWRHKGLNIGLLLLLSQMYEVGLNNIPPVTLATLAVNIFLFLQPVKPLMQSCISVTECFYKKDWHRLYLSVFHHADDWHLYFNMVSLLWKGIKLERRLGSVWFGYIILWFSVLVGVVYMILEFTIAELLSDPSYKQSCAVGFSGVLFALKVLNNYYHPGGYSNIMGMNVSNKYACWLELIVIYLLVPGSSFAGHLAGILVGLIYTMGFLEKIMKICLWPYISSLLFTTEEQLKNPEEIRYSGCTAYAPKDYNMYTGEXNKTEQFEWAIRNSLNDRGSGTRHYNGERRHYGFWLPPEQPSSNHLVKNLEDEDLINLRGGKILISHLKHIKKLFKAAKTLAYLFSFKESLFRK